In Rhizoctonia solani chromosome 7, complete sequence, one DNA window encodes the following:
- a CDS encoding UV excision repair protein rhp23: protein MKITFKTLQQKQFQIDAEPSDTVLQLKEKIKDAQGHQVEQQKLIYSGKILSDDKSVESLGIKEKDFLVVMVSKPKATPAASTSAAPAAAPVAAPVPSTPAASTPAPAPVPAPAAPSGDVTMTPATESPAPATSTPAPAPAAQEPQGAFGDTSSFVAGGALNSAIENMMGMGFEREQIMRALRASFNNPDRAVEYLLTGIPEHLLAETAPPASGGPAATPAASNPAPAAPTTPAAAPAARPTTTSGTGGGASGPLNLFAQAAAQSGGNPSTGAGADAGEGAGGGAGINPAALESLQNSPMFQNTLGAIRENPALLQPLIQQLAQSNPAIAQQLTSNPELLYQILGGLGGDDQDDDGDGEGGGIPPGAHVINITQEEAEAIARLEALGFPRQLAIEAYFTCDKNEELAANYLFENGFN from the exons ATGAAGATCACGTTCAAGACTCTGCAA CAAAAGCAGTTTCAAATCGATGCGGAGCCCTCCGATACGGTCCTGCAATTGAAAGAGAAAATCAAAGATGCTCAAGGCCACCAAGTCGAACAACAGAAGCTGATCTATTCCG GTAAGATCTTGAGCGACGATAAATCAGTCGAATCGCTGGGCATTAAGGAGAAAGATTTCTTGGTGGTCATGGTTTCGAAA CCCAAAGCCACTCCGGCAGCTTCGACCAGCGCCGCCCCGGCTGCGGCCCCAGTGGCTGCCCCTGTGCCCTCGACCCCGGCAGCTTCAACCCCCGCACCAGCTCCTGTTCCAGCACCCGCCGCACCATCTGGAGATGTTACTATGACTCCGGCTACTGAATCACCTGCCCCCGCTACATCAACTCCTGcccctgctcctgctgcacAAGAGCCACAGGGAGCCTTTGGGGATACTAGCTCGTTCGTTGCAGGTGGTGCTCTCAATTCTGCTATCGAAAACATGATGGGCATGGGCTTTGAACGAGAACAAATTATGCGTGCATTGAGAGCAAGCTTCAACAACCCTGACCGGGCAGTTGAATATCTTCTCACC GGCATTCCCGAACATTTATTGGCTGAAACCGCACCACCTGCATCCGGCGGCCCAGCAGCCACACCAGCTGCATCCAACCCGGCTCCTGCTGCTCCTACCACCCCAGCCGCCGCACCTGCCGCGCGTCCTACTACAACTTCTGGGACAGGAGGTGGAGCATCCGGCCCACTGAACCTGTTCGCTCAG GCGGCTGCCCAATCTGGTGGTAACCCATCTACTGGGgctggtgcagatgctgggGAGGGCGCGGGCGGTGGCGCAGGTATCAACCCTGCAGCACTGGAGAGTCTGCAAAATAGCCCGATGTTCCAGAACACTTTGGGTGCCATTCGTGAAAACCCAGCTCTCCTCCAGCCTTTGATCCAGCAACTTGCCCAATCTAACCCTGCGATTGCCCAACAGCTTACGTCAAACCCCGAACTCCTCTACCAAATCTTAGGAGGACTTGGTGGAGACGACCAGGACGACGATGGCGATGGTGAAGGCGGAGGAATTCCCCCGGGTGCCCATGTTATCAATATTACGCAGGAAGAGGCCGAGGCAATCGCAAGG CTCGAGGCTCTCGGTTTCCCTCGCCAGTTAGCGATAGAGGCTTATTTCACTTGCGACAAGAACGAGGAGTTGGCAGCAAATTACTTGTTTGAGAATGGCTTTAATTAA
- a CDS encoding ATP synthase subunit delta, mitochondrial translates to MSVFVRTAANSIRAATARNTLRQTAYIQRRGYADAASDTLKLSLVLPHQSIFTSANVVQVNIAAESGDMGILANHVPTVEPLRPGVVEVIETGSGSKKWFVSSGFATVHPNNTLTINAIEAAPLEDISAEAVRANLAEAQRVLGGSASDKEKAEARIEADVYEAIQQALSK, encoded by the exons ATGTCTGTCTTTGTCCGCACTGCTGCCAACTCAATCCGCGCTGCGACGGCACGCAATACTCTTCGTCAGaccgcatacatccagcGCCGAGGCTATGCGGATGCGGCGAGCGATACCCTTAAGCTCTCCCTAGTCCTCCCTCACCAG TCCATCTTTACTTCTGCAAACGTTGTACAAGTCAACATTGCTGCCGAGTCCGGAGATATGGGTATCCTGGCCAACCACGTCCCAACCGTTGAGCCCCTGCGCCCCGGAGTCGTGGAGGTTATCGAGACCGGAAGCGGCTCCAAGAAGTGGTTCG TGAGCAGCGGTTTCGCGACAGTTCACCCCAACAACACCCTCACTATCAATGCGATCGAGGCTGCTCCTCTCGAAGACATCTCTGCAGAG GCCGTCCGCGCCAACCTGGCTGAGGCACAGCGTGTTCTTGGAGGCAGCGCTTCCGACAAGGAAAAGGCCGAGGCCCGAATTGAGGCAGATGTTTACGAAGCAATCCAACAAGCCCTCTCCAAGTAA
- a CDS encoding 2OG-Fe(II) oxygenase family protein, with translation MSGGGSSHSNPNDLKETWTESSLERLIRLKPDLFKVFINNKAHRSNSKRCKMFYNAMKAGNGEDDIKAGQLFQAWVDLAYGNSSEGELSLGVTSTGDEKTNKECYSVFFYVQRSLAEVLDDPQEVLNLHREKLGLAPLDFDHPSLIPPELPSDYNNSIVLSVPTARREAVARKVGNRTRRGNKAGEKRKTLASYRGQLKGKTKPSGVATMRTSAPGELPESDQDAGVWVDIPSETSQYDYNLGTFQLKDACAKLEDKAAKGGNRFGGRVASNAQHTGSLRSPAGIAITQSLNQRDVAAAQPQQEFELIPVPKVKSRSRRRSKPKTASRAPVVGVETFPGLPNDHIPPPPPLAPYVADSGVHLPPIGYSSLYGDVQDAMSIGHSLPLPGTLPLLEEAQPFIWNDSYLTQYVRIPVWAKSRQELCELPYFKSMQGGVYTRGNTVYGYLLGRFPSPRDGWFHQGRLIISHGGGKNVMDEGENDSSKVRHQLGDDQLESDKSVRALLTAYRMFRPIVILAEADYGPLQEFNLKQGYTEGANYYVLGHYAIVAAWAEHEEVIIQGSGFIHTRWKFAFQYIEGNQGPPWWLRPPGTAISQPELPAMSGTARVLERKKFGGLVSGDRRRVSEITTNSFTGTPSIECIECQTLSPYVYALTPICLNPDCSSFWKHQGIPVPQTGLAFNPDFLVLRGLPEQLNTIPYPIVPEYPDWQHRRNGESILTATTGLEHAATGVVESRAGMGQKWRCWECLTCGLKRDESRPQIYDSSCLLGPMDCETQGDGVFSPHDMKCTSRVIQYHDGHRLAIYYELPDDIGRIVHVLNNPNVTQIANQLFQQYQEDASSMNMFQRHAMKTHGVKGELYAQHYSHNAGAPYKYIAEAISTPFEYCPKSVVGARNHIQYLCESALGKNVNFNEVLSVAYAEGQEMNFHSDDEPGLGPVVAGLTLGSHAEMLFRYHVACKKNLPYKNGPFRPSEARGSDDMDSNDRVLQVVLSHGDILIMDGAQIQKQYEHAVFVRDTDMVRFAATARLIDPNPKVSTASPHKGAWGIPTTTRSAVPNFDWVVDS, from the exons ATGAGTGGCGGAGGA TCTTCACATTCAAATCCCAACGATTTAAAGGAAACATGGACTGAATCAAGTCTTGAAAGACTTATTCGTCTCAAACCCGATTTGTTCAAGGTTTTCATCAACAACAAGGCCCATAGGTCCAACTCAAAGCGTTGTAAAATGTTTTACAACGCGATGAAAGCGGGTAATGGTGAAGATGATATCAAGGCG GGGCAACTTTTTCAAGCTTGGGTCGATTTGGCATATGGGAACTCTTCAGAAGGCGAGCTGTCGTTGGGAGTTACATCGACTGGCGACGAAAAGACGAACAAAGAATGTTACTCTGTGTTTTTCTACGTTCAGCGGTCTTTGGCAGAAGTGCTCGACGACCCTCAAGAAGTTCTCAACCTCCATCGAGAAAAGCTAGGACTGGCTCCACTCGATTTCGACCATCCTAGCCTAATCCCGCCCGAACTTCCTAGTGACTACAATAATTCAATAGTCCTGTCCGTCCCTACCGCCAGGAGGGAGGCGGTCGCAAGGAAAGTCGGAAACCGGACTAGGAGAGGTAATAAAGCTGGAGAGAAAAGGAAAACATTAGCTTCGTATCGCGGTCAATTGAAGGGAAAGACGAAACCAAGTGGTGTAGCGACAATGCGGACTTCAGCACCGGGGGAATTGCCCGAGAGCGACCAGGATGCGGGAGTTTGGGT CGACATTCCAAGCGAAACGTCACAGTATGATTATAACCTCGGCACATTTCAGCTGAAAGACGCATGCGCTAAATTAGAAGACAAGGCT GCAAAGGGAGGAAACAGGTTTGGGGGAAGGGTGGCTTCAAACGCTCAACATACTGGATCGCTTCGTTCGCCTGCGGGCATCGCAATCACTCAGAGTTTAAACCAACGCGATGTCGCAGCGGCGCAGCCTCAACAGGAATTTGAGTTGATCCCCGTTCCCAAAGTAAAATCGAGATCGAGGAGACGGTCAAAACCCAAAACGGCCTCACGAGCTCCTGTAGTGGGAGTTGAGACATTCCCAGGTTTACCTAAT GACCACATCCCTCCACCCCCACCATTGGCGCCGTATGTCGCAGACTCTGGCGTGCACCTGCCTCCTATTGGTTATTCGTCTTTATATGGCGATGTTCAGGATGCTATGAGCATCGGGCACTCCTTG CCACTCCCCGGTACGCTTCCATTACTAGAGGAGGCGCAGCCCTTCATATGGAACGATTCATATCTCACCCAATACGTGCGAATCCCGGTTTGGGCAAAG TCTCGCCAAGAGTTATGTGAGCTAC CGTACTTCAAGTCAATGCAAGGTGGTGTGTATACACGAGGAAACACAGTATATGGGTACCTCCTCGGTCGATTTCCATCACCACGAGACGGATGGTTTCATCAAGGGAGACTAATCATTTCGCACGG AGGAGGCAAGAACGTTATGGATGAGGGCGAGAACGATTCAAGCAAAGTTCGACATCAGTTGGGTGACGATCAGCTAGAGTCCGATAAGTCTGTGCGCGCGTTACTCACGGCTTACCGAATGTTTCGACCTATCGTTATATTGGCCGAGGCGGATTACGGACCCCTTCAAGAATTCAATCTCAAGCAAGGATATACTGAGGGAGCCAACTACTACGTGTTGGGCCATTATGCCATCGTGGCCGCGTGGG CCGAGCATGAGGAGGTTATCATTCAAGGCTCCGGGTTTATTCATACACGTTGGAAGTTTGCGTTTCAATATATTGAAGGCAACCAAGGCCCTCCCTGGTGGCTGCGACCTCCAGGCACAGCAATAAGCCAGCCGGAACTTCCAGCTATGAGTGGAACTGCACGAGTCCTCGAGAGGAAAAAATTCGGCGG CCTAGTTTCAGGGGACAGGAGGCGTGTATCGGAGATCACTACTAATTCGTTTACAGG TACACCGTCGATAGAGTGCATCGAATGCCAAACTCTTAGCCCTTACGTGTACGCATTGACTCCCATTTGCTTAAATCCGGACTGCTCATCGTTCTGGAAG CACCAAGGGATACCAGTCCCGCAAACTGGGTTGGCCTTTAACCCTGATTTCTTGGTGCTCAGGGGATTACCTGAACAACTTAACACAATACCGTACCCAATTGTCCCAGAGTACCCTGACTGGCAGCATCGAAGAAATGGCGAGTCTATTTTAACCGCCACTACTGGGCTGGAGCATGCTGCCACCGGTGTGGTAGAGTCTCGTGCAGGTATGGG ACAAAAATGGCGGTGCTGGGAATGCTTGACCTGCGGA CTAAAACGGGACGAATCTCGTCCCCAGATCTACGATTCTTCGTGCCTACTGGGGCCTATGGATTGCGAAACGCAGGGTGATGGTGTTTTCTCTCCACATGATATGAAATGCACGTCCAGAGTAATCCAATACCACGATGGACATAGACTCGCAATCTACTATGAACTGCCAGATGACAT CGGAAGAATTGTCCACGTTCTAAATAACCCGAATGTTACGCAAATAGCCAATCAACTGTTCCAACAGTATCAAGAAGATGCCAGTTCTATGAATATGTTTCAGAGGCATGCGATGAAAACG CACGGGG TTAAAGGCgagttatatgcgcaacattATTCTCACAATG CCGGCGCTCCATACAAG TACATTGCCGAGGCCATATCGACCCCATTTGAATACTGTCCTAAATCTGTAGTCGGAGCAAGGAATCATATCCAGTATTTATGTGAATCTGCTTTAGGGAAAAACGTAAACTTCAACGAAGTGCTTTCTGTGGCATACGCA GAGGGCCAAGAAATGAAT TTTCATTCGGATGATGAACCTGGCTTAGGTCCCGTCGTTGCAGGCCTGACTTTAGGCAGCCACGCAGAAATGCTTTTTAGATATCATGTTGCGTGTAAGAAGAATCTTCCatacaagaatggcccatTCAGACCATCGGAGGCACGAGGAAGTGACGATATGGATTCGAACGATCGTGTTCTACAGGTTGTACTCTCACAT GGCGACATACTAATCATGGATGGTGCGCAAATTCAGAAACAATACGAGCATGCAGTGTTTGTTCGGGATACCGATATGGTGCGATTTGCTGCTACTGCAAGATTAATCGACCCGAACCCCAAAGTATCAACCGCT TCGCCGCACAAAGGAGCGTGGGGCATCCCGACAACAACCCGCTCTGCTGTGCCCAATTTCGACTGGGTGGTAGATTCTTAA